In Polaribacter pacificus, the genomic window TATCGTTACTGGTGCTTGAGACGTTCCAGTATGTTTTAAAACTAGCGTATTGGTTATCGTATCTTGAGAGTAAAAAACTACAGAATCTTCTTGTTCTGAACACGACATTAAAAAAAGTGCAATAAAATTGCAAACAAATAAAAATTTAACTGCTCTCATAATAGGGGGGTTTTGAGATTAATATGGCAGCAATGTACTAATTATAAATCGGAAAAAAATAATTTAGTAGTAAATTTAGGGATTTCCCCTATTTATTTAATTCTAGCTTTTCTGCGAAATAATCACAAAAATCACGCATGGTTGCACTCATTTTTTGATCATCGGTAGCGCGCTCAAAACTAGCAGCCATAGAAACTAAGGTCTGGTGATAAAATTGTTTCATCTCATCTACGGGCATATCTTTTGTCCATAAATCCATTCGCAATGTATCTTTCTCTATATGATCCCAAACAGAAATCATAATAGCTTTAGAGCTTTTTGAATCTACACCTCCATCTTCTGCTTTCCATGTAATAGCCTCTGGAATTTTATTCTCATCAAGACCAATTGTAAAGTTAATTTCTGAACTGTGTTTAATTGCCATATTTAGTGGGTTTGTATTTTGATTTTGTAAAAATTTCTGAAGGTGCTAATGCTACCAAATCATGCAAAGATACATCATTCTGCTGCATAAAAGAACTCACTATTCTCTCGCCTATCCAAACTGCTATCCTACCAGGAGACTCTGAATCTTCTACTCTATAAAACTGAGAAAAAGGCGCTGTCTCTAAAAACCGATGGCTTAGTGAGTTATCATAGCTTTGTAAAAGTTGCTGTTCATTAAAATAAGTCCAAACAAAAACTTCGTTTGTTTTTGCCCATTGGAGTTGTTTTTCTGTAAACCCAATTTTTAAAGTATCTGCTAAAGTTGGGAGAAACTGATTTATCAAAAACTGCTGCTTGCCTGCTTCAATCATTTTTTCGAGAAAAGGAAATGTCTTTTTACTACTAAATTTACCTTGTACAATAGATTTGACTACATCAACTATTATATAGTCAGCTTCAAATTTCTGTTTGATATAAGTTGGAAAATTAGCATATACAGAATTGCTGCTTCCTAAATATAGATCTAAAGAAATTAAAATAGTATTATCTGAATAGAGAACACGGTTAAAATAATCCAACTTATTAACCAATGTAATAACTTCTGGATCTTGAAAATCAGGGAAAGAACCCTGAATACTATCAAATAGTATGACTAGTTGACTACTTATTCCTGTAAAATCTGCGTATTTTTTTTGGGTCTCTACAAACAAATTTTGCTCAAAAGGATCCTTCATTTTAAATATCCACACACTATCTGAAACATTTTGACTAAAAAAAAGCGGATATTTTTGTTTTACAAGCTCTAAGTTTTCTGGTTTGGATGTATAAAAATCAACTTCAAACCTCTTTAATTCAATGTCAATTGACTCAGCTATATTTACAGACTTCTTATTTGGTGTATTTACACAAGAAGTAAGGAACAAGATTAGGTAAAAAATCAAAAAAAGGTTTCGCATTATCTTTGTATATTGTTTGCCAAATAAAGAACAACAAAAGTACTAAATTGTTTATAGATGAATGCAAAAAACGTAACAGAACACATTATAAACTGGTTAAAAGACTACGCAGAGAATGCAGGAGTAAAAGGGTTTGTTATTGGGGTTTCTGGAGGAATTGATTCTGCCCTTACCTCAACTCTATGTGCTGAGACAGGTTTAAAAACGCTTTGCGTAGAGATGCCCATCCATCAAGCTGAGAGCCAAGTAAATAGAGCTTCAGAGCACATTAACCAACTTAAGAGTAGATATCCAAACGTATCAAGTGTCCAAGTAGACCTAAGTAGTACTTTTGAAAACTTTAAAACAGTAACCCCACCTGTAGCCCCTTCTGCCTCTCTAGATTTAAGCTTGGCTAATACAAGAGCTAGATTGCGAATGACAACACTTTATTACCTTGCTGGTTTACATGGCCTACTTGTAGCTGGAACTGGAAACAAAATAGAAGACTTTGGTGTTGGATTTTATACTAAATACGGTGATGGAGGTGTTGATTTAAGTCCAATTGCAGACCTATTAAAATCTGAGGTATATAAATTGGCAGCCTTTGTTGATGTTCCTAAATCAATTCAGGGAGCAGCTCCTACAGACGGCCTCTTTGGAGACAGCAGAACTGATGAAGATCAAATTGGCGCTTCATATGATGAGTTAGAATGGGCAATGGAAATGAAAGACTCAGGAAAAGAAATAAAAGACTTTTCTGGCAGAGAATTAGAAGTTTTTAAGATATACACCCGATTAAACAGGAATAATCAACATAAGATGAATCCAATTCCAGTTTGTAAAATACCAAAAAACTTAAAGTAAGTTTGCTGCAATCATCGTCTTTTTAATCTGATGATAAGACTTTTTCTTGGCTCCTTTTAAGATTGAAAAAGGTAAAACAAATAACAACTGTATCAATTTTAATATTAAAATTGTTTTTTTCATTAGTATCTTTCTTTTTTAAGCGGATGTAAATATACAAAAAAAATAAAATACAAATTATACGTATATATACTGATTTTTAGGAACTAAACAACTCTATTCAACTTTTGGAATAGTCTTTTTTTAAGCTCAGTGTAATTAGTGACAAGTTCTAAGTCAATTGAACCTGATGGATTGGCTTTTGCTTCCTCCATAATTTCAGAGACTTTTCTTTCTATTAAAACTCTTCGAAGGTTTAATATAGCATCCGTTACAAGTTTGGGAAGAATTTTTTGAATTTCTGTCACATAAATATTTTTACGCTCCCAATCACTTAAACTATATTTTTCTTCATCCATTAAAATGCTAGTAACTTCATTAGCCAAATCGGCGTTCTTATGATTGGTTAATTGATCAATATTAATGCTTTCATCTTGATTTAATTGATGAATAAGCTCATAATAGACCGATTGAAAAACAGGATGGGTAAACTCTATTTCATCTTCTTGTAGATTTAAATATAATTCTTTTGAGATTTTGCTTTTATAGGGTTCCTTTTCTACTTTAATGTTTCCTTTCTCATCTTCTACCTCAACCAAATCAACAAAATCGACCTCTTCATTACCATATAATAATAGGATTCTAATAATCTCTTTCTCTAACAAGAACAAGGTATCTACTTTAGGCTGTACAGGCTCGTCTTTTACAACCTGAAAACTAGGAGGCGGCATATTGCCTTGTCCAGATTTTAAAGCTTCCTTAGAGTCCTTCTTTAGCATTTGAGCTAACTCGCTAAATAAGACTCTTTCTGAAATTTCCATGATTCGCGCACATTCTTGCACATACACTTCTCGTTGAATATTGTCTGGAATCTTAGAAATACTAGTAACTATATCTCTAATTAATCCTGCTTTTTTTACAGGATCATTCTGAGCATCTTTTAATAAGATAGATACTTTAAAATTGATAAAATCTTGAGCATTTTCTTGTAAGTAAGCCTTTAGATCAGCATCTGAGTGACTTTTAGCAAAGCTATCAGGGTCTTCTCCTTCTGGAAAACTCACCACTTTTACGTTCATGCCTTGCTCAAGAATCAAATCGATTCCTCTAATAGAAGCTCTTAACCCTGCAGCATCTCCGTCAAATAATACGGTGATATTTTGCGTTAGTCGTCTAATAAGCCGTATCTGATCAGAAGTTAATGCAGTACCAGAAGAGGCCACCACATTTTCTATTCCGGATTGGTGAAATGAAATGACATCGGTATAGCCTTCTACTAAAAAACAATTATCTTCTTTGGCGATGGCTTTTTTTGCCTGGTATATACCGTATAAAATCTTACTCTTGTGATAGATATCACTTTCTGGCGAATTTAAATACTTAGCAGCTTTTTTATCATTGGTTAAAATACGACCACCAAAGCCCAAAATACGACCAGACATGGAATGTATCGGAAACAAAACGCGACCTTTAAAACGATCAAATTGTTTGTTGTCTTTAACGATGCTTAACCCTGTTGCAGCCAAATATTTAAGATCGTAGCCTTTTTTTAGCGCTGCTTTGGTAAAATTATCCCACTCGTCTTTACAATACCCTAGGTCAAATTTTTCAATAATATCATCTCTAAAACCACGCTCTTTAAAATAAGAAAGACCAATAGCCTTTCCTTGTTGGCTATTTTTAAGAAGATCATGAAAATATTCTTTGGCAAATTCTGAAACCAAAAACATGCTTTCACGCTCATTGAGTTGTTGCTTTTGCTCATCTGATTGCTCAGTTTCTTCTATCTCTATATTGTACTTTTTAGCCAAATACTTAATGGCTTCTGGATAGGTATAATGCTCGTGTTCCATTAAAAAAGACACTGCCGTACCTCCTTTTCCGGTACTAAAATCCTTCCAGATTTGCTTAACAGGTGACACCATAAAAGAAGGTGACTTTTCATCGGTAAAAGGACTGAGCCCTTTAAAGTTACTTCCTGCTTTTTTTAATTGCACAAACTCACCGATCACCTCTTCTACGCGAGCGATTTCAAAAACTTGATCTATGGTGTGTTTGGATATCATTTATAACAAGTTAAAAAGGAGAGCAAATATATAAAAAGATATTAGGCATTTGTATTAGTGAACTTTTAAAGTTCTTCTAATAGAAGAAAAAAGTCAGATAGGGAAATTTCAAAGTATGTACAAATTATTGAAAGAGTTGAAATTGTAACATTTGTTTTTCCTTATTCTATTCTTGCTAAATGTACACCTGTATCAATATAAAAAGCATCTAAAGTGATACCTGCATCTTCTCTAATTTTCTTTATAATTAGTGCTGTTTTTTTTAATAATACTATGTTTTTTATCTGTGCCAATACATAACACAAATTGGGAATAAGTATTATTTAAAAAACGACGTATTTGTCATTTTGAAATTTATATTATACATTAGTAAAGTTAATTAACAAAACTATAGTCGTAAATTTATGAACGACTATAAAAAAATCATATGTATTATTCATTGCAAATAAAAACATTTGCGCAAAAAATATATTATGAAAATAAAAGTAAATTTAATAAAAGAGC contains:
- the gldC gene encoding gliding motility protein GldC, translated to MAIKHSSEINFTIGLDENKIPEAITWKAEDGGVDSKSSKAIMISVWDHIEKDTLRMDLWTKDMPVDEMKQFYHQTLVSMAASFERATDDQKMSATMRDFCDYFAEKLELNK
- a CDS encoding gliding motility lipoprotein GldB, producing the protein MRNLFLIFYLILFLTSCVNTPNKKSVNIAESIDIELKRFEVDFYTSKPENLELVKQKYPLFFSQNVSDSVWIFKMKDPFEQNLFVETQKKYADFTGISSQLVILFDSIQGSFPDFQDPEVITLVNKLDYFNRVLYSDNTILISLDLYLGSSNSVYANFPTYIKQKFEADYIIVDVVKSIVQGKFSSKKTFPFLEKMIEAGKQQFLINQFLPTLADTLKIGFTEKQLQWAKTNEVFVWTYFNEQQLLQSYDNSLSHRFLETAPFSQFYRVEDSESPGRIAVWIGERIVSSFMQQNDVSLHDLVALAPSEIFTKSKYKPTKYGN
- the nadE gene encoding NAD(+) synthase, which produces MNAKNVTEHIINWLKDYAENAGVKGFVIGVSGGIDSALTSTLCAETGLKTLCVEMPIHQAESQVNRASEHINQLKSRYPNVSSVQVDLSSTFENFKTVTPPVAPSASLDLSLANTRARLRMTTLYYLAGLHGLLVAGTGNKIEDFGVGFYTKYGDGGVDLSPIADLLKSEVYKLAAFVDVPKSIQGAAPTDGLFGDSRTDEDQIGASYDELEWAMEMKDSGKEIKDFSGRELEVFKIYTRLNRNNQHKMNPIPVCKIPKNLK
- the dnaG gene encoding DNA primase, whose translation is MISKHTIDQVFEIARVEEVIGEFVQLKKAGSNFKGLSPFTDEKSPSFMVSPVKQIWKDFSTGKGGTAVSFLMEHEHYTYPEAIKYLAKKYNIEIEETEQSDEQKQQLNERESMFLVSEFAKEYFHDLLKNSQQGKAIGLSYFKERGFRDDIIEKFDLGYCKDEWDNFTKAALKKGYDLKYLAATGLSIVKDNKQFDRFKGRVLFPIHSMSGRILGFGGRILTNDKKAAKYLNSPESDIYHKSKILYGIYQAKKAIAKEDNCFLVEGYTDVISFHQSGIENVVASSGTALTSDQIRLIRRLTQNITVLFDGDAAGLRASIRGIDLILEQGMNVKVVSFPEGEDPDSFAKSHSDADLKAYLQENAQDFINFKVSILLKDAQNDPVKKAGLIRDIVTSISKIPDNIQREVYVQECARIMEISERVLFSELAQMLKKDSKEALKSGQGNMPPPSFQVVKDEPVQPKVDTLFLLEKEIIRILLLYGNEEVDFVDLVEVEDEKGNIKVEKEPYKSKISKELYLNLQEDEIEFTHPVFQSVYYELIHQLNQDESINIDQLTNHKNADLANEVTSILMDEEKYSLSDWERKNIYVTEIQKILPKLVTDAILNLRRVLIERKVSEIMEEAKANPSGSIDLELVTNYTELKKRLFQKLNRVV